Proteins found in one Mesorhizobium sp. CAU 1732 genomic segment:
- a CDS encoding tRNA (guanosine(46)-N(7))-methyltransferase TrmB, whose amino-acid sequence MSEARRTRSTEAFYGRRRGKSLSPAQAGASARLLPDLKLDLSTQAPSDLTGLFAAPVTDVRLEIGFGGGEHLHHETGRFPQSGFIGVEPFVNGMAKLVAKIAEEPRENLRFHDDDATQLLDWLPDASLDGIDLFYPDPWPKKKHWKRRFVNVANLDRFARVLKPGAPFRFASDIDTYVNWTLLACRDHGAFDWQAASALDWRTPYEAWPGTRYEAKAIREGRTPAYLTFVRG is encoded by the coding sequence ATGTCTGAAGCACGGCGCACACGCTCGACGGAGGCCTTTTACGGCCGCCGTCGAGGCAAGTCGCTGAGCCCTGCGCAGGCGGGCGCGTCCGCGCGCCTGCTGCCCGACCTCAAGCTCGATCTTTCGACACAAGCCCCGTCCGATCTGACCGGCCTCTTTGCCGCGCCGGTGACTGACGTGCGCCTCGAGATCGGCTTCGGCGGCGGCGAGCATCTGCACCACGAAACCGGGCGCTTCCCGCAATCAGGCTTCATCGGCGTCGAACCCTTCGTCAACGGCATGGCGAAGCTGGTTGCGAAGATCGCTGAGGAGCCGCGCGAAAACCTGCGCTTCCACGACGACGACGCGACGCAACTGCTCGACTGGCTGCCGGATGCGTCGCTCGACGGGATCGACCTGTTCTATCCCGATCCCTGGCCGAAGAAGAAGCACTGGAAGCGCCGGTTCGTGAACGTGGCCAATCTCGACCGCTTCGCGCGCGTGCTGAAGCCGGGCGCGCCGTTCCGCTTCGCGTCCGACATAGACACCTATGTGAACTGGACGCTGCTCGCATGCCGCGACCACGGCGCGTTCGACTGGCAGGCGGCTTCCGCGCTCGACTGGCGCACGCCCTACGAGGCATGGCCCGGCACGCGCTACGAGGCCAAGGCGATCCGGGAAGGCCGCACGCCGGCCTATCTGACGTTCGTCAGGGGCTAG
- a CDS encoding tetratricopeptide repeat protein, which produces MVTDRIANATGKRVATSVAAALMTLALAGCASDKLTTGSISRGSGTPATAMSSQQVGSQVERLGRSYAKNPKDMNTAMGYASVLQMDGRSDQALAVMRKLAIDYPQERQVLAAYGKALASAGELEPALDAVRRAQTPEYPDWKLLSAEAAILDQLGKPDDARQIYRRALDMKPGEPSILSNLGMSHLLSGDLKTSESYLTQAANAPGADSRVRQNLALVVGLQGRFQEAEQIASRELSPEQAQANVTYLRQMLSQQNAWNQLKDEEKKKTN; this is translated from the coding sequence ATGGTGACCGACCGCATCGCGAACGCAACGGGCAAACGCGTCGCCACTTCTGTGGCCGCTGCCCTCATGACTCTTGCCCTTGCCGGCTGCGCCAGCGACAAGCTTACGACCGGGTCGATCAGCCGGGGCTCCGGCACGCCCGCCACCGCCATGTCGTCGCAACAGGTCGGTTCGCAGGTCGAGAGGCTCGGCCGGTCCTATGCGAAGAACCCCAAGGATATGAACACCGCCATGGGCTACGCGTCGGTCCTCCAGATGGACGGGCGCTCCGACCAGGCCCTGGCCGTGATGCGCAAGCTCGCCATCGACTATCCGCAGGAGCGGCAGGTGCTTGCGGCCTATGGCAAGGCGCTGGCATCGGCGGGCGAGCTCGAACCCGCGCTCGACGCGGTTCGCCGCGCCCAGACGCCGGAATATCCCGACTGGAAGCTTCTGTCCGCCGAAGCCGCCATCCTCGACCAGCTCGGCAAGCCGGACGACGCGCGCCAGATCTATCGCCGCGCGCTCGACATGAAGCCGGGCGAGCCCTCGATCCTGTCCAATCTGGGCATGTCTCACCTGCTCAGCGGCGATCTCAAGACGTCCGAGAGCTACCTCACGCAGGCCGCTAATGCGCCCGGCGCCGACAGCCGCGTGCGCCAGAACCTCGCGCTCGTCGTCGGGCTGCAGGGCCGTTTCCAGGAAGCCGAGCAGATCGCCAGCCGCGAGCTTTCGCCCGAACAGGCGCAGGCGAACGTGACCTATCTGCGCCAGATGCTCTCCCAGCAGAACGCCTGGAACCAGCTCAAGGACGAAGAGAAGAAGAAGACCAACTGA
- a CDS encoding family 16 glycosylhydrolase yields MHKTGLHRASLLHALTVFPCLLVAPAAFAQQASFFDDFDTFNTQRWYVADGWATGAYQNCTWASNQVSIEDGILRVGFAPRPYKDRQYSCGALQTKQAIGHGTFEARLKTPSGSGLNAAFFSYIGPTQGKPHDEIDFEILLRDTGKVQTTTFVNGISGDGEIGSGQNHDLPYPSDSDFIDYAITWTPDKIEYFINGELVRTIDEAFRIPTNPQRIFFSLWGTDTLTDWMGPFTPVTEPIKMEVDWVGYTALGEPCQFPQSVLCK; encoded by the coding sequence ATGCACAAGACCGGATTGCACCGCGCCTCCCTCCTCCATGCCCTGACGGTCTTTCCATGTTTGCTCGTGGCGCCTGCCGCCTTCGCGCAGCAGGCCAGCTTCTTCGACGATTTCGACACTTTCAACACCCAGCGCTGGTACGTCGCCGATGGCTGGGCGACCGGCGCCTACCAGAACTGCACATGGGCCTCGAACCAGGTGAGCATCGAGGACGGCATTTTGCGGGTCGGCTTCGCGCCCCGTCCTTACAAGGACCGGCAATATAGCTGCGGAGCATTGCAGACCAAGCAGGCCATCGGCCACGGCACGTTCGAGGCACGGCTGAAAACCCCGTCCGGGTCCGGGCTCAACGCCGCCTTCTTCAGCTATATCGGCCCCACCCAGGGCAAGCCGCATGACGAGATCGACTTCGAAATCCTGCTGCGCGACACCGGCAAGGTGCAGACCACGACCTTCGTGAACGGCATCAGCGGCGACGGCGAGATCGGCAGCGGACAGAACCACGACCTGCCCTATCCGTCGGATTCCGACTTCATCGACTACGCGATCACATGGACCCCGGACAAGATCGAGTATTTCATCAATGGCGAACTCGTCCGCACCATCGACGAGGCGTTCCGCATCCCGACCAATCCGCAGCGCATCTTCTTCAGCCTGTGGGGCACGGATACGCTGACCGACTGGATGGGGCCGTTCACGCCCGTCACCGAGCCCATCAAGATGGAGGTCGATTGGGTCGGATACACCGCGCTGGGAGAACCCTGCCAGTTTCCCCAGTCCGTGCTCTGCAAGTAG
- the metK gene encoding methionine adenosyltransferase: MSRQNYLFTSESVSEGHPDKVCDRISDEIVDLVYREAAKKNGNGEAQMDAWEVRVACETLATTNRVVIAGEVRVPKSLLKQDKNGNVLEDANEFPIINPSKFKSAARKAIRAIGYEQDGFHWKKAKIDILLHGQSADIAQGVDNAADKQGEEGAGDQGIMFGYACNETPDLMPAPLYYSHKILELLAAARHKGEGDAGKLGPDAKSQVTVRYENGKAAEVTQIVLSTQHLDGSWDSKKVRQVVEPYIREALGDLKIADDCNWYINPTGKFVIGGPDGDAGLTGRKIIVDTYGGAAPHGGGAFSGKDTTKVDRSAAYAARYLAKNVVAAKLADRCTIQLSYAIGVAQPLSVYVDLHGTGKVSEDAVETALRSVMDLSPSGIRKHLDLNKPIYARTAAYGHFGRKAGRDGSFSWEKTDLVKALKDAVAA, encoded by the coding sequence GTGTCACGCCAGAATTACCTGTTTACGAGCGAATCCGTTTCCGAAGGCCACCCGGACAAGGTGTGCGATCGCATCTCCGACGAGATCGTCGATCTGGTCTATCGTGAAGCAGCGAAGAAGAACGGAAATGGCGAGGCGCAGATGGACGCCTGGGAGGTGCGCGTCGCATGCGAGACGCTGGCCACCACAAACCGCGTCGTCATCGCCGGTGAGGTCCGTGTGCCCAAGTCGCTGCTGAAGCAGGACAAGAACGGCAACGTCCTGGAAGACGCCAACGAATTCCCGATCATCAACCCGTCCAAGTTCAAGTCCGCCGCGCGCAAGGCGATCAGGGCGATCGGCTACGAGCAGGACGGCTTCCACTGGAAGAAGGCGAAGATCGACATCCTCCTGCACGGCCAGTCGGCCGATATCGCCCAGGGCGTCGACAACGCCGCCGACAAGCAGGGCGAGGAAGGCGCGGGCGACCAGGGCATCATGTTCGGCTACGCCTGCAACGAGACGCCCGACCTCATGCCGGCGCCGCTCTACTACAGCCACAAGATCCTCGAACTGCTGGCCGCAGCCCGCCACAAGGGCGAAGGCGATGCCGGCAAGCTCGGCCCGGACGCCAAGAGCCAGGTCACCGTGCGCTACGAAAACGGCAAGGCCGCCGAAGTGACGCAGATCGTGCTCTCGACCCAGCACCTCGACGGAAGCTGGGATTCCAAGAAGGTTCGCCAGGTCGTGGAGCCCTACATCCGCGAAGCGCTGGGCGACCTCAAGATCGCCGACGACTGCAACTGGTACATCAACCCGACCGGCAAGTTCGTGATCGGCGGACCCGACGGTGACGCCGGCCTGACCGGCCGCAAGATCATCGTCGACACCTATGGCGGCGCGGCCCCGCATGGCGGCGGCGCGTTTTCCGGCAAGGACACGACCAAGGTCGACCGCTCGGCAGCCTACGCCGCGCGCTACCTCGCCAAGAACGTCGTGGCGGCGAAGCTCGCCGATCGCTGCACGATCCAGCTCTCCTACGCCATCGGCGTCGCCCAGCCGCTGTCGGTCTATGTCGACCTGCACGGCACCGGCAAGGTCAGCGAAGATGCGGTGGAAACCGCTTTGCGCAGCGTGATGGACCTGTCTCCGTCGGGCATCCGCAAGCATCTCGACCTGAACAAGCCGATCTACGCGCGCACGGCCGCCTATGGCCATTTCGGCCGCAAGGCCGGCCGCGATGGGTCCTTCTCCTGGGAGAAGACCGACCTCGTCAAGGCGCTCAAGGATGCGGTCGCGGCCTGA
- a CDS encoding helix-turn-helix transcriptional regulator, which produces MPENKKKPNPIDIHVGGRIRLRRNMLGMSQERLGESLGITFQQIQKYEKGTNRVGASRLQAIASILEVPVAFFFEDAPGGTPGEGLSEESSTTYVVDFLSSTEGLRLNRAFVRISDPKVRSRIIDLVRALAAED; this is translated from the coding sequence ATGCCTGAGAACAAGAAGAAACCCAATCCGATCGACATCCATGTTGGAGGTCGAATCCGATTGCGGCGCAATATGCTGGGCATGAGCCAGGAGAGACTGGGTGAAAGCCTCGGGATCACCTTCCAGCAAATCCAGAAATACGAAAAAGGCACCAATCGCGTCGGCGCAAGCCGCCTTCAGGCGATCGCCTCGATCCTCGAGGTTCCGGTGGCCTTCTTTTTCGAGGACGCGCCGGGCGGAACGCCAGGCGAGGGCCTGTCGGAGGAGAGTTCGACGACCTATGTGGTCGACTTCCTCTCCAGCACCGAAGGCCTGCGCCTCAACCGCGCCTTCGTGCGGATTTCCGACCCGAAGGTGAGAAGCCGCATCATCGATCTGGTGCGCGCACTGGCCGCCGAAGACTAG
- the lnt gene encoding apolipoprotein N-acyltransferase, whose translation MERLAGKVILLWGWRRTLVALLAGAFAALSQPPFDFFAVCFVSFPILVWVIDGAAEQPGEGVLRRILRPFPIGWWFGFGYFVAGIWWTGNALLVEAELFAWAVPFAVLGLPAVLGIFYGLAVVIARLFWSDGLARIAALAFGFGVAEWVRGIAFTGFPWNAVGQAAMPAPVLMQSVGIVGMIGMNALAVFVFAMPALLASPRGRRTGFALAALMAALHAGYGFWRLNTAPTDPETLINVRLVQPSIDQAEKWDSTVRDRIFRTYLDLSARPPADGQEQPDLIVWPETSVPFFLAERPDALTAFGELVQDGQSLFVGAVRIEGYGSQANTRYYNSVVAINDSGEIVDAVDKIHLVPFGEYLPLADVLGRLGLTQIVQSVSAFSAGSERHPITTASGARVLPFICYEIIFPGIAGYGDADADLILNVTNDAWFGDTPGPYQHFRQAQIRAVEAGRPLARAANNGISGVVDAYGQVIDAFSVDAVGVLDVAVPRQSISSPVNPHLTGVVLVVLLGLWSGLVSLNVGRRSD comes from the coding sequence ATGGAGCGCCTTGCCGGCAAGGTGATATTGCTGTGGGGATGGCGCAGGACGCTGGTGGCGCTCCTCGCGGGCGCGTTTGCCGCGCTGAGCCAGCCGCCCTTCGATTTTTTCGCGGTCTGTTTCGTCTCGTTTCCGATCCTCGTCTGGGTGATCGACGGCGCTGCCGAACAGCCCGGCGAGGGCGTTCTGCGCCGCATCCTGCGGCCCTTCCCGATCGGCTGGTGGTTCGGCTTCGGCTATTTCGTCGCCGGCATCTGGTGGACCGGCAACGCGCTGCTGGTCGAGGCCGAGCTGTTCGCCTGGGCGGTTCCGTTCGCTGTCCTCGGGCTTCCGGCGGTGCTGGGCATCTTCTACGGCCTCGCGGTGGTCATCGCGCGCCTGTTCTGGAGCGACGGGCTTGCACGGATCGCCGCGCTCGCCTTCGGCTTCGGCGTGGCCGAATGGGTGCGCGGCATCGCCTTTACGGGCTTCCCATGGAACGCGGTCGGGCAGGCGGCGATGCCGGCACCGGTCCTGATGCAGTCGGTCGGCATCGTCGGCATGATCGGCATGAACGCGCTGGCGGTCTTCGTGTTCGCGATGCCGGCACTGCTCGCATCGCCGCGCGGACGCCGGACGGGTTTCGCGCTGGCCGCTCTTATGGCGGCGCTTCACGCGGGCTACGGCTTCTGGCGGCTGAACACCGCGCCGACCGACCCGGAGACGCTGATCAACGTACGGCTCGTGCAGCCCTCGATCGACCAGGCCGAGAAATGGGACAGCACGGTGCGCGACCGCATCTTCCGGACCTATCTGGACCTGTCCGCGCGCCCTCCCGCCGACGGACAGGAGCAACCCGACCTGATCGTCTGGCCCGAGACCTCCGTGCCGTTCTTCCTGGCCGAGCGGCCCGATGCGCTGACCGCATTCGGCGAGCTCGTGCAGGACGGCCAGAGCCTGTTCGTCGGCGCGGTCCGCATCGAGGGCTACGGTTCGCAGGCGAACACGCGCTATTACAATTCCGTCGTGGCGATCAACGATTCCGGCGAGATCGTCGATGCCGTCGACAAGATCCACCTCGTTCCGTTCGGCGAGTATCTGCCGCTTGCCGATGTGCTGGGGCGCCTCGGCCTGACCCAGATCGTGCAGTCGGTCTCGGCCTTCTCCGCCGGCAGCGAGCGCCACCCGATTACCACCGCAAGCGGCGCGAGGGTCCTGCCCTTCATCTGCTACGAGATCATTTTTCCCGGGATCGCCGGCTATGGCGACGCCGATGCCGATCTGATCCTGAACGTGACCAACGACGCGTGGTTCGGCGATACGCCGGGGCCGTACCAGCATTTCCGGCAGGCGCAGATCAGGGCCGTCGAGGCGGGCCGTCCGCTTGCCCGCGCAGCCAATAACGGCATTTCGGGTGTGGTCGACGCATACGGACAGGTGATCGACGCCTTTTCGGTGGATGCGGTCGGCGTGCTGGACGTCGCAGTGCCGCGCCAGAGCATCTCCTCGCCGGTGAACCCTCATCTTACAGGCGTAGTTCTGGTTGTGTTGCTTGGACTTTGGTCCGGTCTCGTCAGCCTGAATGTGGGACGTCGGTCCGATTGA
- a CDS encoding TetR/AcrR family transcriptional regulator — protein MGRTRTFNSDAVLGAAGNLFRQRGYRDVSIADLEKATGLVSGSIYNAFGDKAGLFKAALQHYVHWFVRQRLTAFAGPDATLDDLEKLFLSVLEEPLSDGYGCLVTNSIVEFGNAEGIASEGIAQTLGMVRDAIDGVLRRELGPKASDAATMHLIVLYHGILTLSRSRTSFDAMAQMVRTEFDRLKNLRIRATSPRIKPL, from the coding sequence ATGGGTCGCACACGCACATTCAATTCGGACGCAGTCCTCGGAGCCGCCGGCAATCTCTTCCGGCAGCGCGGCTACAGGGATGTGTCGATCGCGGATCTCGAAAAGGCGACGGGTCTCGTCTCCGGCAGCATCTACAACGCGTTCGGCGACAAGGCCGGGCTCTTCAAGGCGGCGCTCCAGCACTACGTCCACTGGTTCGTCCGGCAGCGGCTCACCGCCTTCGCCGGTCCCGACGCGACGCTGGACGATCTGGAAAAGCTCTTTCTCTCGGTCCTCGAAGAACCGCTGTCGGATGGCTACGGGTGCCTCGTCACCAACTCGATCGTCGAGTTCGGCAATGCCGAAGGCATCGCTTCCGAAGGCATCGCGCAGACGCTCGGCATGGTGCGCGACGCCATCGACGGCGTGCTGCGGCGTGAACTCGGGCCGAAGGCGTCCGATGCGGCGACGATGCATCTGATCGTCCTCTATCACGGCATCCTCACTCTCTCCCGAAGCCGGACCTCCTTCGACGCAATGGCGCAGATGGTCAGAACCGAGTTCGATCGCCTGAAGAACCTGCGCATCCGCGCAACATCGCCACGCATCAAACCCCTCTGA